In Deinococcus sp. Leaf326, one genomic interval encodes:
- a CDS encoding metallophosphoesterase — MTEAPAPIVVPDLHGRSDLLDVLLAAYPGRQLLFLGDYLDRGPDAPGVIARLQQQVEWGRATLLLGNHDHMFMHALLAGTQLHDPMTVTQFKTMKAAREAAAWLEDTCAHWHKHGHVYLSHAAPHVPNSGNWGAGAHPAHLWMRPDDERTSLPDGCRLAVHGHTPTRTIRSDRADLPVLMTFADGTQAVYLDTLAWKSGQLATLDLSDLSLTLHTLTGSRPLPRLPIGEHQGVLPNPGDEHALDQGQRGVL, encoded by the coding sequence ATGACTGAGGCACCTGCCCCCATCGTCGTCCCCGACTTGCACGGCCGCTCCGACCTGCTCGATGTCCTGCTCGCTGCCTACCCCGGCCGCCAGCTGCTCTTCCTGGGCGACTACCTGGACCGGGGGCCGGACGCGCCGGGCGTGATCGCGCGGCTGCAGCAACAGGTGGAGTGGGGCCGGGCGACCCTGCTGCTGGGCAACCACGACCACATGTTCATGCACGCCTTGCTCGCCGGCACGCAGCTCCACGACCCGATGACGGTGACCCAGTTCAAGACCATGAAGGCCGCACGAGAAGCCGCCGCATGGTTGGAAGACACCTGTGCGCACTGGCACAAGCATGGGCACGTGTACCTGAGCCACGCCGCGCCGCACGTGCCGAACAGCGGGAACTGGGGCGCAGGTGCCCACCCCGCCCACCTGTGGATGCGCCCCGATGACGAGCGCACCTCCCTGCCCGACGGCTGCCGCCTGGCGGTACACGGCCACACGCCCACGCGGACCATCCGGAGCGACCGCGCCGACCTGCCTGTCCTGATGACCTTCGCGGACGGCACCCAGGCCGTGTACCTGGACACGCTGGCCTGGAAGTCCGGGCAGCTCGCCACCCTGGACCTGTCCGACCTGAGCCTGACCCTGCACACCCTCACCGGTAGCCGCCCCCTGCCCCGCCTGCCCATCGGGGAGCACCAGGGCGTCCTGCCCAACCCTGGGGACGAACACGCGCTCGATCAGGGCCAGCGGGGCGTGCTGTGA
- a CDS encoding VRR-NUC domain-containing protein, with amino-acid sequence MSRLAPHLRPETEREIEDSIRELFLRAGWYALKTEAGMVARGQRGLRKGHLPNGFPDLTMLCRLPGSPLALAALIEVKTETGELRPSQVKCHGELRACGLSPQIIRDADEARGLIAEAQRLSGLLRRAIHTTGSGEPQQEQDPFHLQVNI; translated from the coding sequence GTGAGTCGCCTTGCGCCGCACCTGCGCCCAGAGACGGAGCGGGAGATCGAGGACAGCATTCGGGAGCTGTTCCTGCGGGCAGGGTGGTACGCGCTGAAGACCGAGGCAGGGATGGTGGCGCGTGGGCAGCGCGGGCTGAGGAAGGGGCATCTGCCCAACGGCTTCCCGGACCTGACGATGCTGTGCCGGTTGCCGGGGTCACCGCTGGCCTTAGCGGCGCTGATTGAGGTCAAGACAGAGACGGGCGAGCTGCGGCCCTCACAGGTGAAGTGCCACGGCGAGTTGCGGGCCTGTGGTCTGTCCCCTCAGATCATTCGGGATGCGGATGAGGCGCGGGGCCTGATTGCGGAGGCGCAGCGCCTGTCTGGCCTCTTGCGGCGTGCCATCCACACCACCGGAAGCGGAGAGCCGCAGCAGGAGCAAGACCCATTTCATTTACAGGTGAATATATGA
- a CDS encoding ParA family protein: MSAMTNFRVAVVGRKGGVGKTSSAIHLAAHLAYSGRRTLLVDGDDRGYATTWARGGTMPFDVDGVGGLMAVSQYDAAVIDSQADPSEQEISTLGRHSSVLVLPAIPEAQAVSGLMQTVGVLDGAGVPRERIAVLLTMDTRQGPATAEAREALEGAGLRVLKQSIRDTVAFRHASGQSTLVHRVGNTGGKMAWLDYEAALKELLSIGGAQ; the protein is encoded by the coding sequence ATGTCTGCAATGACGAATTTCCGAGTGGCCGTGGTCGGGCGCAAGGGCGGCGTGGGAAAGACCAGCAGCGCGATCCACCTCGCAGCCCACCTCGCCTACTCCGGTCGGCGCACCCTGCTCGTGGACGGCGACGACCGGGGCTACGCCACCACCTGGGCACGTGGCGGCACCATGCCCTTCGACGTGGACGGCGTGGGCGGCCTGATGGCGGTCAGCCAGTACGACGCGGCCGTGATCGACTCCCAGGCTGACCCCAGTGAGCAGGAGATCAGCACCCTGGGTCGCCACAGCAGCGTGCTCGTGCTGCCGGCCATTCCCGAGGCGCAGGCCGTCAGTGGCCTGATGCAAACCGTGGGCGTCCTTGACGGCGCGGGTGTGCCGCGCGAGCGCATCGCCGTGCTGCTGACGATGGACACCCGGCAGGGTCCGGCCACGGCCGAGGCCCGCGAGGCGCTGGAGGGCGCCGGCCTGCGCGTCCTGAAGCAAAGCATCCGCGACACCGTCGCCTTCCGCCACGCCTCGGGGCAGTCCACCCTGGTCCACCGTGTAGGCAATACCGGGGGCAAGATGGCCTGGCTCGACTACGAAGCCGCCCTGAAGGAACTGCTGAGCATTGGAGGTGCCCAGTGA
- a CDS encoding terminase large subunit domain-containing protein yields MLAKIERRMKAFTRHLPPPRQRASGPSARQRWLSMARPNQLPPLGDWFVWLILAGRGFGKTRTGAESIAQWARETPRGRFALVAQTFADARDTMVEGESGLLSVLDESELRGGSVDTAWNRSLGELFLRNGARFKCYSSETPRKLRGPQHHGAWGDEPATWDDADQGTAEDTTWSNLLFGLRLGDDPRVVLTGTPRPVRLVRELLKEATTALTKGGTYENIGNLSKTFQRNVIAKYEGTRLGRQELNGELLDDTPGALWKYAMFNREGFRLKFEDLPDLVRIVVAIDPQASQSGDNAESGIVVAGKDAEGHAYVLGDLSGNFSPIEWATTAVDAYTYHKADAIVPEKNNGGDMVATTVRTVNPNVNVSPVWASRGKHTRAEPVSALYEQNRVHHVGVFPDLEGQMTTWVPGEKSPDRMDALVWALTELMLGEEEEAPAKAVVVAAAFRGMRRKTS; encoded by the coding sequence ATGCTCGCCAAGATCGAACGCCGCATGAAGGCGTTCACCCGCCATCTGCCCCCGCCCCGCCAGCGTGCCAGCGGCCCCAGTGCCCGCCAACGCTGGCTGAGCATGGCACGCCCGAACCAGCTCCCCCCACTCGGCGACTGGTTCGTCTGGCTCATCCTGGCCGGGCGCGGCTTCGGCAAGACCCGCACGGGGGCCGAGTCCATCGCCCAGTGGGCGCGAGAGACCCCGCGCGGCCGCTTCGCGCTCGTCGCCCAGACCTTCGCCGACGCCCGCGACACGATGGTCGAGGGGGAGTCGGGTCTCCTCTCCGTACTCGATGAGAGCGAGCTGCGCGGCGGCAGCGTGGACACGGCCTGGAACCGCAGCCTGGGCGAGCTGTTTCTGAGGAACGGCGCGCGGTTCAAGTGCTACTCGAGCGAGACGCCCCGCAAGCTGCGCGGCCCCCAGCACCACGGTGCCTGGGGCGATGAGCCGGCCACCTGGGACGATGCCGACCAGGGCACGGCCGAGGACACCACCTGGTCGAACCTGCTGTTCGGCCTGCGCCTCGGTGACGATCCGCGCGTGGTCCTGACCGGCACGCCGCGCCCCGTGCGGCTGGTGCGGGAGCTGCTGAAGGAAGCGACCACGGCCCTGACCAAGGGCGGCACCTACGAGAACATCGGCAACCTGTCTAAGACCTTCCAGCGCAACGTCATCGCCAAATATGAGGGCACCCGCCTGGGTCGGCAGGAGCTGAACGGCGAGCTCTTGGATGACACGCCCGGCGCACTGTGGAAGTACGCGATGTTCAACCGCGAAGGCTTCCGCCTGAAGTTCGAGGACCTGCCTGACCTCGTGCGCATCGTGGTCGCCATCGATCCGCAGGCCAGCCAGAGCGGCGACAACGCCGAGAGCGGCATCGTCGTGGCCGGCAAGGACGCCGAGGGACACGCTTACGTCCTGGGCGACCTCTCCGGCAACTTCAGCCCCATCGAGTGGGCCACGACCGCCGTGGACGCCTACACCTACCACAAGGCCGACGCCATCGTGCCTGAGAAGAACAACGGCGGCGACATGGTGGCCACCACCGTCCGCACCGTCAACCCGAACGTGAACGTCTCGCCGGTCTGGGCGAGCCGGGGCAAGCACACCCGCGCCGAACCGGTCAGCGCTCTGTACGAGCAGAACCGCGTACACCACGTCGGGGTGTTCCCAGACTTGGAAGGGCAGATGACGACGTGGGTGCCGGGCGAGAAATCGCCTGACCGCATGGACGCCCTGGTGTGGGCGCTGACCGAGCTGATGCTGGGCGAAGAGGAAGAGGCGCCCGCCAAGGCCGTCGTGGTCGCTGCCGCTTTCCGAGGGATGAGGAGGAAAACCAGTTGA